From a region of the Zingiber officinale cultivar Zhangliang chromosome 4B, Zo_v1.1, whole genome shotgun sequence genome:
- the LOC121974831 gene encoding probable metal-nicotianamine transporter YSL12 — MASEEVEMQSIVKEEKLRRRRKEKGGEEEQEEEMSVERAFEGQRVPPWREQLTARALVVSFFLSVMFSVIVMKLNLTTGIIPSLNVAAGLLGFFFVKLWTKALEQTGLLRTPFTRQENTVIQTCVVAAYGLAFSGGFGSYLFGMSSKIAAKTTEEDTSQNIKEPSLGWMIAFMFVVSFIGLFSVVPLRKIMIIDYKLIYPSGTATAYLINGFHTLNGEKLAKKQVWMLGKCFIGSFFWGFFQWFYTAADGCGFASFPALGLKAYENRFYFDFSATYVGVGMICPYLVNISVLLGGILSWGIMWPLINNQKGHWYPADTPQSSLHGLNGYRVFIGIAIILGDGLYNFVKVLHRTIVTFIATARQGPSTLPVTDDDSPAPAIVSYDDEKRTQVFLKDQIPQWVAYGGYVSVAIISIITLPHIFPPLKWYFILVAYIFAPVLAFCNAYGCGLTDWSLASTYGKLAIFVIGAWAGAAHGGVLAGLAACGVMMNIVSTASDLMQDFKTGYLTLASPRSMFVSQIIGTAMGCVIAPSVFWLFFKAFKDIGEEGSQYPAPYATIYRNMAILGVDGFGSLPKHCLTLCFIFFAVAIMINLIKDLVSPKIARFIPIPMAMAIPFYIGSYFAIDMFVGSVILFIWEKINKPKADSFGPAVASGLICGDGIWTLPQAVLALAQVKPPICMKFLSRKMNDQVDTFISSLS, encoded by the exons ATGGCGTCCGAAGAGGTTGAGATGCAGAGCATTGTCAAGGAGGAGAAGCTGCGGCGGAGGCGGAAggaaaagggaggagaggaggagcaaGAGGAGGAGATGTCGGTGGAGCGGGCGTTCGAGGGGCAGCGCGTGCCGCCGTGGCGGGAGCAGCTCACGGCCCGCGCGCTGGTGGTCAGCTTCTTCCTCTCGGTGATGTTTAGCGTCATCGTGATGAAGTTGAACCTGACGACGGGGATCATCCCTTCGCTCAACGTCGCTGCCGGGCTCCTCGGGTTCTTCTTCGTCAAGCTGTGGACGAAGGCGCTCGAGCAGACCGGACTGCTTCGGACTCCCTTCACGCGACAGGAGAACACCGTCATCCAGACCTGCGTCGTCGCCGCCTACGGCCTCGCTTTCAGCG GTGGTTTTGGAAGTTATCTTTTTGGTATGAGCTCAAAAATTGCTGCTAAAACAACTGAAGAAGATACTTCTCAGAATATAAAGGAACCGAGCTTAGGATGGATGATTGCATTTATGTTTGTTGTTAGCTTTATTGGTTTATTCTCTGTTGTGCCACTCAGAAAG ATAATGATCATCGACTACAAACTGATCTATCCAAGTGGTACCGCTACTGCATACCTTATCAACGGCTTCCATACATTGAACGGTGAAAAATTGGCCAA gAAGCAAGTATGGATGCTAGGCAAGTGCTTTATTGGTAGCTTCTTTTGGGGATTCTTTCAGTGGTTTTATACTGCTGCTGATGGTTGTGGCTTTGCATCATTCCCTGCCCTTGGTCTTAAAGCCTATGAGAACAG GTTCTACTTTGACTTCTCTGCAACATATGTTGGAGTTGGAATGATCTGTCCATATTTGGTGAATATATCTGTTCTCCTGGGAGGCATTCTTTCGTGGGGAATCATGTGGCCTCTTATAAATAACCAAAAAGGTCATTGGTATCCAGCTGATACACCACAAAGTAGCCTACATGGTTTGAATGGCTATAGG GTATTCATAGGCATTGCCATAATTCTTGGTGATGGCCTTTATAACTTTGTCAAGGTCCTACATCGAACGATTGTTACCTTCATCGCTACTGCTCGCCAAGGTCCCAGCACTCTTCCTGTTACAGATGATGACAGCCCTGCACCTGCTATCGTCTCTTATGATGATGAAAAGCGAACTCAGGTCTTCCTTAAAGATCAAATTCCACAATGGGTAGCATATGGGGGCTATGTGTCGGTTGCTATAATCTCCATCATTACTCTTCCTCATATCTTCCCTCCACTcaagtggtacttcatcttggtTGCTTATATTTTCGCCCCAGTTTTAGCATTCTGCAATGCCTATGGGTGCGGTCTTACAGATTGGTCTTTGGCTTCCACCTACGGGAAGCTTGCTATCTTTGTAATTGGAGCTTGGGCTGGTGCCGCCCATGGTGGTGTTCTCGCTGGCCTTGCGGCCTGTGGTGTTATGATGAATATTGTCTCGACTGCCTCAGATCTTATGCAGGATTTCAAGACTGGTTACCTAACACTGGCTTCTCCCCGGTCCATGTTTGTGAGCCAAATCATTGGGACCGCGATGGGTTGTGTGATCGCTCCAAGTGTTTTCTGGCTTTTCTTCAAGGCCTTCAAAGATATTGGCGAAGAAGGAAGTCAGTACCCTGCACCCTATGCCACCATATACCGTAACATGGCTATTCTTGGTGTTGACGGCTTCGGCTCACTACCAAAACACTGTCTCACTCTCTGCTTCATTTTCTTTGCTGTCGCGATTATGATCAACTTGATAAAAGATCTGGTTAGCCCAAAGATTGCACGGTTTATACCAATCCCAATGGCAATGGCTATTCCTTTCTACATTGGATCATACTTCGCCATCGATATGTTTGTCGGAAGCGTCATATTATTCATCTGGGAAAAGATCAACAAGCCGAAGGCAGATTCCTTTGGTCCGGCAGTGGCATCTGGTTTGATATGTGGTGATGGGATATGGACTCTGCCACAAGCCGTGCTGGCACTTGCTCAAGTAAAGCCACCAATCTGCATGAAGTTTCTTTCGAGGAAGATGAACGACCAGGTGGATACTTTCATTTCGTCACTGTCTTAA
- the LOC121978146 gene encoding zinc finger MYM-type protein 1-like: MNQSQHISRRFDNFNDEQIATNRLRLKAHIHVVLLLALQGIPFRGHDEKSSSSNRGNFLEFLDVLSMYNDELSKAIAKAPKNAKYTSHDIQKQILHVLLMRVKNVIREEIGVAKYCIIVDEARDESKREQVSIVLRGQGYDGASNMRGEFNGLQALIIKDCRSAYYVHCFAHRLQLALVVASKNVTPIHQFFDRLTFIVNIVGSSCKRNDELKNSHADDIEHLIAINELETGRGLNQIGTLQRAADTRWSSHLRSLKGLIKMFSALCMVLLKVMDDGLPSQRANTTSVYDEMTSFDFVFILHLMKEIMGITDILCQALQSKSQDIINAMELVLSTKNLLQQMRDNKWNDLLAKVKSFCELRNIDIPDFNAPYINRRGRARARQDNFTIEHHYQWSLSELRIYTNKSVTYNLIFRVIVLVLTLPVSTATTE, from the exons ATGAACCAATCACAACACATATCAAGGAGATTCGACAATTTTAATGATGAACAAATCGCAACTAATCGTCTTCGATTAAAGGCTCACATACATGTGGTGTTGTTGCTTGCACTTCAAGGAATTCCATTTAGAGGCCATGATGAGAAATCTAGTTCATCTAATCGTGgcaattttcttgaatttttggaTGTGCTAAGCATGTACAATGATGAACTTTCAAAGGCAATTGCGAAAGCTCCAAAAAATGCCAAGTATACAAGTCATGATATTCAGAAACAAATACTTCATGTGCTTTTAATGAGAGTGAAAAATGTAATTCGTGAAGAAATTGGAGTTGCCAAGTATTGCATAATTGTTGATGAAGCCCGAGATGAGTCAAAAAGGGAGCAAGTGTCTATAGTATTGAG aggtcaaggtTATGATGGTGCTAGTAATATGAGGGGCGAATTTAATGGATTGCAAGCTTTAATCATAAAAGATTGTAGAAGTGCTTATTATGTTCATTGCTTTGCTCATCGGTTACAATTGGCTTTAGTTGTAGCATCAAAAAATGTGACACCTATTCATCAATTTTTTGATAGATTAACTTTTATAGTTAATATTGTTGGTTCTTCGTGCAAGCGTAATGATGAATTGAAGAATTCTCATGCAGATGACATTGAACATTTGATTGCTATTAATGAACTCGAGACAGGGCGTGGACTTAATCAGATAGGTACTTTACAAAGAGCTGCTGATACACGTTGGAGTTCTCATTTGAGATCGTTGAAAGGCTTAATTAAGATGTTTAGTGCATTGTGTATGGTATTGCTTAAGGTTATGGATGATGGACTTCCTTCTCAACGAGCAAATACAACATCTGTTTATGATGaaatgacttcttttgattttgtatTCATCTTGCATCTTATGAAAGAGATCATGGGAATCACGGATATCCTTTGTCAAGCTTTACAAAGTAAGTCTCAGGATATTATAAATGCAATGGAGCTTGTATTATCTACTAAGAATTTACTTCAACAAATGAGGGATAACAAGTGGAATGATTTGCTTGCAAAAGTGAAATCTTTTTGTGAACTTCGAAATATTGATATTCCTGATTTCAATGCTCCATATATTAATAGACGAGGTCGAGCCCGTGCTCGTCAAGACAATTTCACCATTGAGCATCATTATCAG TGGAGTCTTTCAGAGTTGAGGATATAT ACTAACAAGTCTGTTACATACAATCTCATTTTTAGAGTGATTGTACTTGTGCTTACTCTTCCAGTTTCCACTGCTACTACAGAATGA